Proteins encoded together in one Rhizobium bangladeshense window:
- a CDS encoding LysR substrate-binding domain-containing protein — MLDLSQLRSFVAVEQMGSFTLAADRLGLGQSTVSQHIQRLEAALGRKLLARDTHKVLLTGDGEALLSHARAMLSIEGQVQALFKSNSLRGSLRLGVSEDFVTSQLPAVLEDFVRSHPSVDLELTVALSGVLYEMQDNGEIDLVLAKRRLGDARGKLVYREPLVWLARDPDRVLASGPLPLIAFPPPSVTRVIALEALGRNRVPWRIVCTCGSLSGLTAAARAGMGVLVQPRSMAPSGLKEIASGKLPVLEDVEFVLVPRKGADQALVSALSDDILQKVRGLRTA, encoded by the coding sequence ATGCTGGATCTCTCGCAGTTGCGCAGCTTCGTCGCCGTCGAACAGATGGGCAGCTTCACGCTTGCCGCGGATAGGCTGGGCCTCGGGCAATCGACTGTCAGCCAGCACATTCAGCGCCTGGAGGCGGCCCTCGGACGCAAGCTGCTCGCGCGCGATACGCACAAGGTCCTGCTGACCGGCGACGGCGAGGCGCTGCTTTCGCATGCGCGCGCCATGCTCTCGATCGAGGGGCAGGTGCAGGCGCTCTTCAAGAGTAACAGCTTGCGCGGCAGCCTGCGGCTCGGCGTGTCGGAGGATTTCGTCACCAGTCAGCTGCCGGCGGTGCTGGAGGATTTCGTTCGTTCGCATCCGTCCGTCGACCTGGAGCTGACGGTGGCGCTTTCAGGCGTGCTTTATGAGATGCAGGACAATGGCGAAATCGATCTGGTACTCGCCAAGCGCCGGCTGGGGGATGCGCGCGGAAAACTCGTCTATCGCGAGCCGCTCGTCTGGCTGGCCCGCGATCCTGATCGAGTGCTCGCCTCCGGCCCGCTGCCACTGATTGCCTTTCCGCCGCCAAGCGTCACGCGGGTGATCGCTCTGGAAGCGCTCGGGCGAAACCGTGTGCCGTGGCGGATCGTCTGCACTTGCGGCAGTCTGAGCGGGCTGACGGCAGCAGCGCGGGCGGGAATGGGCGTGCTGGTGCAGCCGCGCAGCATGGCTCCATCAGGACTGAAAGAGATCGCTTCGGGAAAATTGCCGGTGCTCGAGGATGTGGAATTCGTATTGGTGCCGCGCAAGGGTGCGGATCAGGCGCTGGTGTCGGCGCTTTCCGACGATATTCTGCAAAAGGTGAGGGGGCTGAGGACGGCCTGA
- a CDS encoding bile acid:sodium symporter family protein — MRRHLPDTFTILLVCTVVLASLIPASGSFADYFGIATDLAIALLFFLHGARLSRDVVISGLLHWRLHLAILLTTFGIFPLLGLGLGFIPDTVLPKPLYLGILFLCVLPSTVQSSIAFTSMAGGNVPAAICAASASNIFGMFLTPLLVGLLFSVGGHGGFSFDALQQILLQLLAPFIVGQILQPWIGNWIRAKKKVLMPVDRGSILMVVYLAFSTAVIEGLWHSFSIADIAVVIVADIVLLALVLALTMFGSRWLGFDKADEITITFCGSKKSLASGVPMANVIFAGQSIGAIVLPLMLFHQIQLMVCAVIAQKYAAAAARRATEQQIKDAASPA; from the coding sequence ATGCGCCGCCATCTGCCCGATACGTTCACGATCCTGCTGGTCTGCACCGTCGTTCTCGCCTCATTGATTCCGGCGAGCGGGAGTTTTGCGGATTATTTCGGCATCGCCACCGATCTTGCCATCGCCTTGCTGTTTTTCCTGCACGGCGCTCGCCTATCGCGTGATGTCGTCATATCAGGCCTGCTGCACTGGCGGCTGCATCTCGCTATCCTGCTGACGACATTCGGCATCTTCCCGCTGCTCGGCCTCGGGCTCGGCTTCATCCCCGACACCGTTCTGCCGAAGCCGCTTTACCTCGGCATCCTCTTCCTTTGCGTGCTGCCGTCGACGGTACAGTCGTCGATCGCCTTTACCTCGATGGCGGGCGGCAACGTGCCCGCCGCAATCTGCGCTGCCTCGGCCTCCAACATTTTCGGCATGTTCCTGACGCCGCTGCTGGTCGGCCTGCTCTTCTCCGTCGGCGGCCATGGCGGCTTCTCCTTCGACGCGCTTCAGCAGATCCTGCTGCAGCTGCTTGCACCCTTTATCGTCGGCCAAATCCTGCAGCCCTGGATCGGCAATTGGATTCGCGCAAAGAAGAAGGTCCTGATGCCGGTTGACCGCGGCTCGATTCTGATGGTGGTCTATCTCGCTTTCAGCACGGCCGTCATCGAGGGACTGTGGCATAGCTTCTCGATCGCCGACATCGCCGTTGTCATCGTCGCCGATATCGTGCTTCTGGCACTCGTCCTTGCTTTGACCATGTTCGGCAGCCGCTGGCTGGGCTTCGACAAGGCCGACGAGATCACCATCACCTTCTGCGGCTCGAAGAAGAGCCTGGCGAGCGGCGTGCCGATGGCAAACGTCATCTTCGCCGGCCAGTCGATCGGTGCAATCGTGCTTCCCCTGATGCTGTTCCACCAGATTCAGCTGATGGTCTGCGCCGTTATCGCCCAGAAATATGCCGCAGCAGCAGCCCGGCGCGCGACGGAACAGCAGATAAAGGACGCCGCCAGTCCGGCCTGA
- a CDS encoding Hsp20 family protein encodes MRHVDFSPLYRSTVGFDRLFTMLDSLAQPEQAQTYPPYNIERTGENTYRITMAVAGFDETELSIEAHAHVLSVKGEKNEETAEGGEFLYRGIAKRAFERRFQLADHVEVTAASLKNGLLHIDLLRNIPEAMKPRKIAIAAEPVEAPKAIEAQVING; translated from the coding sequence ATGCGTCACGTTGACTTCTCTCCCCTTTATCGCTCGACGGTCGGTTTCGACCGGCTCTTCACCATGCTCGACAGCCTTGCACAGCCGGAGCAGGCGCAAACCTATCCGCCCTATAATATCGAGCGCACCGGTGAAAACACCTATCGCATCACCATGGCGGTCGCCGGTTTCGACGAGACCGAGCTTTCCATCGAAGCCCACGCCCATGTGCTGTCCGTGAAGGGTGAAAAGAACGAGGAAACCGCTGAAGGTGGCGAATTTCTCTATCGTGGCATTGCCAAGCGCGCCTTCGAGCGCCGCTTCCAGCTCGCCGATCATGTCGAGGTGACCGCCGCGTCGCTGAAGAATGGCCTGCTGCACATCGACCTTCTGCGCAACATTCCCGAGGCTATGAAGCCCCGCAAAATCGCGATTGCCGCTGAGCCGGTCGAGGCTCCGAAAGCGATCGAGGCGCAGGTCATTAACGGTTAA
- a CDS encoding alpha/beta fold hydrolase codes for MEQVLYSTPDNPAPENRTEGFFETHDGHRLRYAVFRSGAPVAKGTVVIIHGRNEYIEKYFETVRDLTAKGLWVATFDLRGQGGSSRLLRRNHGHIRRFSDYERDLDTFLKKIVLPDTRLPFYLLGHSTGGLIALSAAPYLTTRIDRMVLSAPFIGLTGQSASPRVIRTLAGTLTAAGLGFIPLTARLREPDFRDNPLTSDETRFERNVAMMNAHPELTLGPPTARWLTEAFRTIDRVTSPNHLFSITIPTIVIAPTRDGVVPYTAQERLSRYFRAGQLVPINGARHEIFQERDIYRAAALAAFHAFIPGSDAEENHDVAALGT; via the coding sequence ATGGAACAGGTTCTCTATTCGACGCCGGACAATCCTGCCCCGGAAAACCGTACCGAAGGGTTCTTCGAAACCCACGACGGCCACCGGCTGCGTTATGCCGTTTTCCGCTCCGGCGCGCCTGTCGCCAAGGGCACGGTCGTCATCATCCATGGCCGCAACGAATATATAGAAAAATATTTTGAGACCGTCCGTGACCTGACCGCCAAGGGCCTCTGGGTCGCGACCTTCGACCTACGCGGCCAGGGCGGTTCATCGCGGCTCCTGCGGCGCAATCACGGCCATATCCGCCGCTTTTCCGATTACGAGCGCGATCTCGACACCTTCCTTAAGAAGATAGTGCTGCCGGATACTCGCCTGCCTTTCTACCTGCTCGGCCATTCCACAGGCGGACTGATCGCGCTGTCGGCCGCCCCCTATCTCACCACCCGCATCGATCGCATGGTGCTGTCGGCCCCCTTCATCGGGCTGACCGGCCAGTCGGCCTCGCCCCGCGTTATTCGCACCCTTGCCGGCACGCTGACCGCCGCCGGCCTCGGCTTCATACCGCTGACCGCGAGGCTCAGGGAGCCGGACTTCCGCGACAATCCTTTGACTTCGGACGAAACCCGCTTCGAGCGCAATGTTGCGATGATGAACGCCCATCCGGAATTGACGCTCGGGCCGCCGACGGCTCGCTGGCTGACCGAAGCCTTCCGGACGATCGACCGTGTTACCTCACCCAACCATCTCTTCTCGATCACCATACCGACCATCGTCATCGCCCCGACGCGTGACGGTGTCGTGCCCTACACGGCACAGGAGCGGCTCTCGCGTTATTTCCGCGCCGGCCAGCTCGTGCCGATCAACGGCGCTCGCCATGAGATCTTCCAGGAACGGGATATCTACCGCGCCGCGGCGCTGGCGGCCTTCCACGCCTTCATTCCCGGCAGCGATGCCGAGGAAAACCATGATGTCGCCGCCCTCGGCACGTGA
- the hisN gene encoding histidinol-phosphatase, which translates to MLPDRSFFNRLAEVARAETLPRFRSGLDVTNKLSSGFDPVTEGDRAAEFAIRALIEENFPEHGILGEEHGDVGLDRDFVWVIDPIDGTRAFISGVPVWGTLIGLQRQGRAIMGMIEQPFTGERYFADENGSIYTGPEGERRLVTRQCEALSSAVLFTTSPHLFAGGEMEKYREIEGQVRLFRYGCDCYAYALLAAGHIDLVIENGLKPYDVGGIIPVIEGAGGIITTWDGGRPENGGSIIAAGSRAVYEQAIAILQR; encoded by the coding sequence ATGCTTCCTGACCGTTCATTCTTCAATCGTCTGGCGGAGGTCGCCCGCGCCGAGACGCTGCCCCGCTTCCGCTCCGGCCTCGACGTCACGAACAAACTTTCGTCCGGGTTCGATCCGGTGACGGAAGGTGACCGGGCCGCCGAGTTCGCCATCCGGGCGCTTATCGAGGAGAATTTTCCCGAGCACGGCATTCTCGGCGAGGAGCACGGCGACGTCGGGCTCGACCGGGACTTTGTGTGGGTGATCGATCCTATCGACGGCACGCGCGCCTTCATATCGGGCGTGCCGGTCTGGGGAACGCTGATCGGCCTGCAGAGGCAAGGCCGGGCGATCATGGGCATGATCGAGCAGCCGTTTACCGGCGAACGCTATTTTGCCGACGAGAACGGCTCGATCTATACCGGACCGGAGGGCGAGCGGCGGCTGGTGACGCGCCAGTGCGAGGCGCTTTCGAGCGCCGTCCTGTTCACGACCTCGCCACATCTCTTCGCCGGCGGCGAGATGGAGAAATACCGGGAGATCGAGGGCCAGGTGCGGCTCTTCCGCTATGGGTGCGACTGCTACGCCTATGCGCTGCTTGCCGCCGGCCATATCGACCTCGTCATCGAGAACGGGCTGAAGCCTTATGACGTCGGCGGCATCATTCCCGTCATCGAGGGGGCGGGCGGCATCATCACCACCTGGGACGGCGGACGGCCGGAAAATGGCGGCTCGATCATCGCTGCCGGCAGCCGCGCGGTCTATGAGCAGGCAATCGCCATCCTGCAGCGCTGA
- a CDS encoding N-formylglutamate amidohydrolase yields the protein MPEIREYELFEVHEPVSQTIPFVYNSPHSGRVYPPEFIAQSRLEGIAIRRSEDHYVDELFGSAVELGAPLLAANFPRAYLDVNREPYELDPRMFDGLLPPYANVNSLRVAGGLGTIPRIVAENMEIYARRLPVQEGLDRVEAVYKPYHAALRRLIARTHVQFGFGVLIDCHSMPGNVRVAGCTGRPDFIIGDRYGTSASAELSRAAIAILEEMGFAAIRNKPYAGGFITEHYGRPSRGLHALQIEVNRAIYVDEVTLEKRDDFAAVAGAVTDFMRQMAEYVEKFAGERALAAE from the coding sequence GTGCCGGAAATCCGCGAATACGAGCTTTTCGAGGTCCATGAGCCCGTGTCGCAGACCATCCCCTTCGTCTACAACTCCCCCCATAGCGGCCGCGTTTATCCACCGGAATTCATCGCCCAGTCGAGGCTGGAAGGCATTGCCATCCGCCGTTCCGAGGATCATTACGTCGACGAGCTGTTCGGCTCTGCCGTCGAACTCGGCGCGCCACTGCTCGCCGCCAATTTTCCGCGGGCCTATCTCGACGTCAATCGTGAGCCCTACGAGCTCGATCCCAGGATGTTCGACGGGCTGCTGCCGCCCTATGCCAACGTCAATTCGCTGAGGGTCGCCGGCGGGCTCGGAACCATTCCGCGCATCGTTGCCGAGAACATGGAGATCTATGCGCGGCGGCTGCCGGTGCAGGAGGGCCTCGATCGCGTCGAAGCGGTCTACAAGCCCTATCATGCGGCGCTGCGCCGGCTGATTGCCCGCACCCATGTGCAATTCGGCTTCGGCGTTCTGATCGACTGCCACTCGATGCCCGGCAATGTGCGCGTCGCAGGCTGTACGGGGCGGCCTGATTTCATCATCGGTGATCGCTACGGCACCAGCGCTTCGGCCGAACTTTCACGCGCCGCCATCGCCATCCTTGAGGAAATGGGCTTCGCGGCGATCCGCAACAAGCCTTATGCCGGCGGCTTCATCACCGAACATTACGGCCGGCCCTCGCGCGGGCTGCATGCGCTGCAGATCGAAGTGAACCGGGCGATTTATGTCGACGAGGTGACGCTGGAGAAGCGCGACGATTTCGCCGCGGTGGCCGGGGCCGTCACGGATTTCATGCGGCAGATGGCCGAATATGTCGAGAAATTCGCCGGCGAGCGGGCGCTGGCCGCCGAGTAA
- the cpdR1 gene encoding response regulator CpdR1, with the protein MTQKILLAEDDNDMRRFLVKALEKAGYKVLSYDNGASAYDRLREEPFSLLLTDIVMPEMDGIELARRATELDPDLKVMFITGFAAVALNPDSKAPKDAKVLSKPFHLRDLVDEVNKMLAA; encoded by the coding sequence ATGACTCAGAAGATACTTCTCGCCGAAGACGACAACGACATGCGCCGCTTCCTGGTGAAAGCGCTGGAAAAGGCCGGTTACAAGGTCCTTTCTTATGACAATGGCGCCAGCGCCTATGACCGGCTGCGCGAGGAGCCGTTTTCCCTGCTGCTGACCGATATCGTCATGCCCGAGATGGATGGCATCGAGCTGGCGCGCCGGGCCACCGAACTCGACCCCGATCTGAAGGTGATGTTCATCACCGGTTTTGCCGCCGTGGCGCTGAACCCCGATTCGAAAGCACCGAAGGATGCCAAGGTCCTTTCCAAGCCTTTCCACCTCCGCGACCTCGTCGACGAGGTCAATAAAATGCTTGCCGCATAA
- a CDS encoding porin, translating to MNIKSLLLGSAAALAAVSGAQAADAIVAAEPEPVEYVRVCDAYGTGYFYIPGTETCLKINGYIRFQVDVAPNASSIGAGGGGSVANDSDWDARTRGQVQFTAKSDTEYGPLTGVIVMQFNADNASAQKAILDSAYLDIAGFRAGLFYSWWDDGLSGETDDIGSPVTLHNSIRYQYETDAFYAGISVDELEDGPFYNGETPNNVGVAIGLGGKAGIFSYQITAGYDTDNEEGAVRAMGTVAVGPGTLGLAVVYASNPNAYYNKAEWAIAAEYAIKATDKLKITPAVQYYDNYGVTAGEFNDDVSAWKAGVTIDYQIVDNLSTKVSVQYLDPDNAEDVTSGFFRLQRAF from the coding sequence ATGAACATCAAGAGCCTTCTTCTCGGCTCCGCTGCTGCTCTCGCAGCAGTATCCGGCGCTCAGGCTGCTGACGCTATCGTTGCTGCCGAACCGGAACCGGTTGAATATGTTCGCGTCTGCGACGCTTACGGCACCGGCTACTTCTACATCCCGGGCACTGAAACCTGCCTGAAGATCAACGGCTACATCCGTTTCCAGGTTGACGTTGCTCCGAACGCCAGCTCGATCGGCGCTGGTGGCGGCGGTTCTGTCGCCAACGACTCGGACTGGGACGCCCGTACTCGCGGCCAGGTTCAGTTCACCGCCAAGAGCGACACCGAATATGGTCCGCTGACCGGCGTCATCGTCATGCAGTTCAATGCTGACAACGCTTCGGCCCAGAAGGCTATCCTCGACTCCGCTTACCTCGACATCGCGGGCTTCCGTGCTGGTCTGTTCTACAGCTGGTGGGACGACGGCCTCTCCGGCGAAACCGACGACATCGGTTCTCCCGTAACGCTGCACAACTCGATCCGCTATCAGTACGAAACCGACGCCTTCTACGCTGGCATCAGCGTCGACGAGCTGGAAGACGGCCCGTTCTACAATGGCGAAACCCCCAACAACGTCGGCGTTGCAATCGGTCTCGGCGGCAAGGCGGGCATCTTCAGCTATCAGATCACCGCTGGTTACGACACCGACAACGAAGAAGGCGCTGTCCGTGCAATGGGTACGGTTGCTGTCGGTCCGGGCACCCTTGGCCTCGCAGTTGTCTACGCATCCAACCCGAACGCCTACTACAACAAGGCTGAATGGGCGATCGCTGCCGAATACGCCATCAAGGCGACTGACAAGCTGAAGATCACTCCGGCTGTTCAGTACTACGACAACTACGGCGTCACCGCTGGCGAGTTCAACGACGACGTCAGCGCCTGGAAGGCCGGCGTAACGATCGACTACCAGATCGTTGACAACCTCTCGACGAAGGTTTCGGTTCAATACCTCGATCCGGACAATGCTGAAGACGTAACCTCGGGCTTCTTCCGCCTGCAGCGCGCGTTCTAA
- a CDS encoding MgtC/SapB family protein, producing the protein MDLIIADMIPASRIHYPVIFARLLGAVVFGGLIGFEREARDRPAGFRTHILISLAAALFAIISIEAVHMPGFVDVQQVRIDPLRVIEAVTAGVAFLAAGMIVFARGRIHGLTTGAGMWLSGAIGLAMGFGYWPVAFFTTVAAICVLFAFGKLEQWLGYNSGQRVDGDERR; encoded by the coding sequence ATGGATCTTATTATCGCCGATATGATACCGGCATCGCGTATCCACTATCCCGTCATCTTTGCCCGCCTGCTGGGCGCCGTTGTCTTCGGTGGCCTTATCGGCTTCGAACGAGAGGCGCGCGATCGCCCCGCAGGCTTCCGTACTCACATACTGATCAGCCTTGCCGCTGCCCTCTTCGCCATCATTTCGATCGAGGCCGTTCATATGCCGGGTTTCGTCGATGTCCAGCAGGTCCGCATCGATCCGCTGCGCGTCATCGAAGCGGTGACCGCAGGTGTCGCCTTCCTGGCCGCCGGCATGATCGTCTTTGCCAGAGGTCGCATTCACGGGCTCACAACAGGCGCAGGCATGTGGCTCTCCGGCGCAATCGGGCTCGCCATGGGCTTCGGTTATTGGCCGGTTGCCTTCTTCACGACGGTTGCCGCAATTTGCGTCCTCTTCGCCTTCGGCAAGCTGGAGCAGTGGCTCGGCTATAATTCCGGGCAACGTGTCGATGGGGATGAGCGTCGATAA
- a CDS encoding DUF475 domain-containing protein gives MNQTGTDKSSLSYFRWAFIVTALGLVLGAVLGWQTTGTIGGMATVFFICAVLAVLEISLSFDNAIVNANKLKEMTPLWQKRFLTWGIIIAVFGMRIVFPLAIVAIAARIGPWDALVLAARQPEEYARIMNDAHLPIAAFGGTFLMMVGLSYFFDYEKKIHWLRGLEKVMARSATIRGIEIAFVLALMLVFSWLIGGEEASVFVHCAIYGLLTFLAVEVVGELLDASQQTMSAAAKGGLGAFIYLEVLDASFSFDGVIGAFALTQNLFVIAIGLGIGAMYVRSMTIMLVEKGTLAEYRYLEHGAFYAILILSVIMYAQTLVHIPEVITGLGGAILIGLSLWSSIRHNRRAQVEDHAGRREELHA, from the coding sequence ATGAACCAGACCGGGACCGATAAATCCTCGCTCAGCTATTTCCGCTGGGCTTTCATCGTCACTGCCCTCGGCCTCGTTCTCGGCGCCGTGCTCGGATGGCAGACGACGGGCACGATCGGCGGCATGGCAACCGTCTTCTTCATCTGTGCCGTGCTTGCGGTGCTGGAGATTTCGCTCTCCTTCGACAATGCCATCGTCAATGCGAACAAGCTGAAGGAGATGACGCCGCTCTGGCAGAAACGATTCCTCACCTGGGGCATCATCATTGCCGTCTTCGGCATGCGCATTGTCTTTCCGCTGGCGATCGTCGCGATCGCGGCACGGATCGGCCCCTGGGACGCCCTGGTGCTCGCTGCCCGCCAGCCCGAGGAATATGCCCGCATCATGAACGATGCGCATCTGCCGATCGCGGCTTTTGGCGGCACCTTCCTGATGATGGTCGGCCTCAGCTACTTCTTCGACTATGAAAAGAAAATCCACTGGCTTCGCGGACTGGAAAAGGTGATGGCGCGCTCGGCTACCATCAGGGGCATCGAGATCGCCTTCGTGCTGGCGCTGATGCTTGTGTTCTCCTGGCTGATCGGCGGCGAGGAAGCCAGCGTCTTCGTCCATTGCGCCATCTACGGGCTGCTCACCTTCCTCGCGGTCGAGGTTGTCGGCGAGCTGCTCGATGCCTCGCAACAGACGATGAGCGCTGCCGCCAAGGGTGGCCTTGGCGCCTTCATCTATCTGGAGGTGCTGGACGCCAGCTTCTCCTTCGACGGCGTCATCGGCGCCTTCGCCTTAACGCAGAACCTTTTCGTCATCGCGATCGGCCTCGGCATCGGCGCCATGTATGTGCGCTCGATGACGATCATGCTGGTGGAGAAGGGAACGCTCGCCGAATATCGCTACCTCGAACACGGCGCCTTCTACGCCATCCTGATCCTCTCGGTGATCATGTATGCGCAGACCCTGGTGCACATTCCCGAGGTGATTACCGGCCTCGGCGGCGCGATCTTGATCGGCCTGTCGCTCTGGTCGTCCATTCGCCACAACCGGCGCGCACAGGTGGAAGATCACGCCGGCCGGCGGGAAGAACTGCACGCCTGA
- a CDS encoding tripartite tricarboxylate transporter permease — MSTFEFLWQGILVAMQPMNLVYALVGVTLGTAVGVLPGIGPALTVALLLPATYKLDPGGSLIMFAGIYYGGMYGGSTTSILLNTPGESASIVTALEGNKMARAGRGGPALATAAIGSFVAGLLATLGLAFIAPYIVKLALVFGPREYFALMVLAFVTVSSAFGDSALRGLTSLFIGFALAMVGIDQQTGQARLSFGIPDLLDGIEVTTLAVAMFAIGETLYIAAQGNRLEDKVEAVKGSLWMNAQDWARSWKAWLRGAAIGFPIGAMPAGGAEIGTFLSYATEKRLAKNPEEFGHGAIEGVAGPEAANNASAAGTLVPLLTLGLPTTATAAIMLAGFQQYGLQPGPLLFATNPQLVWGLIASLLIANAMLLVLNLPMIGLWVRLLTIPRPWLYAGILLFATLGTIGANPSVFELGMLLAFGLLGYVMRLFGYPIAPTVVGLILGPLAEQQLRRALAISQGDVATLVMSPIAAGLLIVAAAAFLIPLILRIRGRGQVLSQLAANED, encoded by the coding sequence ATGAGCACATTCGAATTCCTATGGCAGGGGATCTTGGTTGCGATGCAGCCGATGAACCTGGTTTATGCGCTGGTCGGCGTGACGCTCGGCACCGCCGTCGGCGTGCTGCCCGGCATCGGACCTGCACTCACCGTGGCGCTGCTGTTGCCCGCAACCTACAAGCTCGACCCCGGCGGTTCGCTGATCATGTTCGCGGGCATCTATTACGGCGGCATGTATGGCGGTTCGACCACCTCGATCCTGCTGAACACGCCGGGAGAAAGTGCGTCGATCGTCACGGCGCTCGAGGGCAACAAGATGGCGCGCGCCGGGCGCGGCGGACCGGCGCTGGCGACGGCGGCAATCGGATCTTTCGTGGCCGGCCTGCTCGCCACGCTCGGGCTCGCCTTCATCGCGCCCTATATCGTCAAGCTGGCGCTGGTCTTCGGGCCGCGTGAATATTTCGCGCTGATGGTGCTCGCCTTTGTCACCGTCTCCTCAGCCTTCGGCGATTCAGCCCTTCGGGGCCTGACCTCGCTGTTCATCGGTTTTGCGCTCGCCATGGTCGGCATCGATCAGCAGACAGGGCAGGCGCGGCTTTCCTTCGGCATACCAGACCTGCTTGATGGTATCGAGGTGACGACGCTCGCGGTGGCAATGTTCGCGATCGGCGAGACGCTCTATATTGCCGCACAGGGCAACCGGCTTGAGGACAAGGTCGAGGCCGTCAAGGGCTCGCTCTGGATGAACGCGCAGGACTGGGCGCGCTCCTGGAAAGCCTGGCTGCGCGGCGCGGCGATTGGCTTTCCGATCGGCGCCATGCCGGCGGGTGGTGCCGAAATCGGCACCTTCCTGTCCTACGCTACCGAAAAGCGGCTGGCAAAGAACCCCGAGGAGTTCGGCCACGGCGCCATCGAAGGCGTGGCCGGCCCTGAGGCGGCGAACAACGCATCTGCGGCCGGCACGCTGGTGCCGCTGCTGACGCTCGGCCTGCCGACGACGGCAACGGCGGCGATCATGCTTGCCGGCTTCCAGCAATACGGGCTGCAGCCCGGACCGTTGCTGTTTGCCACCAATCCGCAGCTTGTCTGGGGCCTGATCGCGAGCCTGCTCATCGCCAACGCGATGCTGCTGGTCTTGAACCTGCCGATGATCGGCCTTTGGGTGCGGCTGCTGACCATTCCAAGGCCGTGGCTCTATGCGGGCATCCTGCTGTTTGCAACGCTCGGAACGATCGGCGCCAATCCGTCGGTCTTCGAGCTCGGCATGCTGCTCGCCTTCGGCCTGCTCGGCTACGTAATGCGCCTCTTCGGTTATCCGATTGCGCCCACTGTCGTCGGCCTGATCCTCGGGCCCCTTGCTGAACAGCAACTGCGCCGTGCGCTAGCGATCAGCCAGGGCGACGTCGCGACGCTTGTGATGTCGCCGATCGCGGCAGGACTTCTCATCGTTGCGGCCGCCGCCTTCCTCATCCCGCTGATCCTGCGCATTCGCGGCAGGGGCCAGGTGCTGTCGCAGTTGGCGGCAAACGAAGACTAG
- a CDS encoding tripartite tricarboxylate transporter TctB family protein → MSGDNTSSATTRRPDWAAFTIAVFLFAVAGVMAWDALHLKTIAQYDRIGPATMPQVVAFGLFCLGIWTVAEAWRGEFPERDRQEVAPVIWIIAGLVGQMLLLRLAGFSIATGLLFALTARGFGKRKLWISLPFGIAFSFVVWAIFSQLLQLTLPAGPLERLFF, encoded by the coding sequence ATGAGCGGGGATAACACCTCCTCGGCAACCACGCGCCGCCCTGATTGGGCGGCGTTCACCATTGCCGTTTTCCTCTTCGCCGTCGCCGGCGTGATGGCCTGGGATGCACTCCATCTGAAGACGATCGCGCAGTACGACCGCATCGGCCCGGCCACGATGCCCCAGGTGGTGGCCTTCGGCCTCTTCTGTCTTGGGATCTGGACCGTCGCCGAAGCCTGGCGTGGCGAGTTTCCGGAACGCGATCGGCAGGAAGTGGCGCCCGTCATCTGGATTATCGCGGGTCTCGTCGGACAGATGCTGCTTCTGCGCCTCGCCGGTTTCTCGATCGCGACCGGCCTGCTGTTTGCGCTCACGGCACGCGGCTTCGGCAAACGCAAGCTCTGGATCTCGCTGCCGTTTGGCATAGCCTTCAGCTTTGTCGTCTGGGCGATCTTCTCGCAGCTGCTGCAGCTGACGCTGCCGGCCGGTCCGCTCGAACGCCTGTTCTTCTGA